The Pseudomonas azadiae genome contains a region encoding:
- the pdxA gene encoding 4-hydroxythreonine-4-phosphate dehydrogenase PdxA: protein MKPKRFAVTPGEPAGIGPDLCLLLASQAQPHPLIAITSRDLLLERAVQLGVAVNLLNVTPGGWPDLPAPAGSLYVWDTPLQAKVVAGQLDKTNAAFVLQTLTRAGQGCIDDDFAGMITAPVHKGVINESGIAFSGHTEFLAELTNTAQVVMMLATRGLRVALVTTHLPLRDVAEAITAERIERVTRILYADLQHKFGIARPRILVCGLNPHAGEGGHLGREEIDIIEPTLERLRQEGMDLRGPLPADTLFTPKYLEHCDAVLAMYHDQGLPVLKYKGFGAAVNVTLGLPIIRTSVDHGTALDLAGSGRIDTGSLHVALETAYQMAETRI, encoded by the coding sequence GTGAAACCCAAGCGTTTCGCGGTAACACCCGGCGAGCCGGCCGGCATTGGTCCAGACCTGTGCCTGCTGCTCGCCTCGCAAGCCCAGCCACATCCCCTGATCGCCATTACCAGCCGCGACCTGCTCCTTGAGCGGGCCGTGCAGTTGGGTGTGGCGGTCAATCTGTTGAACGTGACGCCAGGCGGCTGGCCCGACCTGCCCGCCCCGGCCGGCAGCCTGTATGTGTGGGACACCCCCTTACAGGCCAAGGTGGTTGCCGGGCAACTGGATAAAACCAACGCGGCGTTCGTGTTGCAAACCCTGACACGCGCAGGGCAAGGCTGCATCGATGACGACTTCGCCGGCATGATCACCGCGCCCGTGCACAAGGGTGTGATCAATGAATCCGGTATCGCCTTTTCCGGCCATACCGAATTCCTCGCCGAGCTGACCAACACCGCTCAAGTCGTCATGATGCTGGCCACGCGCGGCCTGCGGGTTGCCTTGGTGACCACGCACCTGCCGCTGCGCGACGTTGCCGAGGCCATTACCGCCGAACGTATAGAGCGCGTGACGCGCATCCTCTACGCCGACCTGCAACACAAATTCGGCATCGCCCGACCGCGCATCCTGGTCTGTGGGCTCAACCCCCATGCCGGTGAAGGCGGACATCTGGGCCGTGAAGAAATCGACATCATCGAACCAACCCTGGAGCGTCTGCGCCAAGAAGGCATGGACCTGCGCGGCCCACTGCCTGCGGACACTCTGTTTACCCCCAAATATCTGGAGCACTGCGACGCAGTGCTGGCGATGTACCACGACCAGGGGCTGCCGGTGCTTAAATACAAAGGCTTCGGCGCCGCAGTCAACGTGACACTGGGCCTGCCGATCATCCGTACCTCCGTCGACCATGGCACCGCCCTGGACCTGGCGGGCAGCGGCAGGATCGACACCGGCAGCCTGCACGTGGCCCTGGAAACCGCCTATCAGATGGCCGAGACCCGTATATGA
- the rsmA gene encoding 16S rRNA (adenine(1518)-N(6)/adenine(1519)-N(6))-dimethyltransferase RsmA yields MTEHYQHRARKRFGQNFLHDAGVIDRILRSIHAKSSDRLLEIGPGQGALTQGLLASGGQLDVVELDKDLIPILNQQFADKPNFNLHQGDALKFDFNSLNAAPNSLRVVGNLPYNISTPLIFHLLNNAGIIRDMHFMLQKEVVERLAAGPGGGDWGRLSIMVQYHCRVEHLFNVGPGAFNPPPKVDSAIVRLVPHAVLPHPAKDHKLLERVVREAFNQRRKTLRNTLKALLSNAEIEAAGVDGSLRPEQLDLAAFVRLADQLAIQPAPTSE; encoded by the coding sequence ATGACCGAGCATTACCAACACCGGGCGCGCAAGCGCTTCGGGCAAAACTTCCTGCACGACGCTGGCGTGATCGACCGCATCCTGCGCTCCATCCATGCCAAATCTTCCGACCGTCTGCTGGAAATCGGCCCGGGCCAGGGCGCCCTGACCCAAGGCCTGCTGGCCAGCGGCGGCCAGTTGGACGTGGTGGAGCTGGACAAGGACCTGATTCCGATCCTCAACCAGCAATTCGCCGACAAGCCCAACTTCAACCTGCATCAAGGTGATGCACTGAAGTTCGACTTCAACAGCCTCAACGCAGCGCCCAACAGCCTGCGGGTGGTGGGTAACCTGCCGTACAACATCTCTACCCCGCTGATTTTCCACCTGTTGAACAACGCCGGGATCATCCGCGACATGCACTTCATGCTGCAAAAGGAAGTGGTGGAACGCCTGGCTGCCGGCCCAGGTGGCGGTGATTGGGGCCGTCTGTCGATCATGGTCCAGTACCACTGCCGCGTCGAACACCTGTTCAACGTCGGGCCTGGCGCGTTCAACCCGCCGCCGAAGGTCGACTCGGCCATCGTGCGCCTGGTGCCCCACGCCGTGCTGCCTCATCCGGCCAAGGATCACAAACTGCTTGAGCGCGTCGTGCGTGAAGCCTTCAACCAGCGCCGCAAAACCTTGCGCAACACGCTCAAGGCGCTGCTGAGCAACGCCGAGATCGAAGCGGCCGGCGTCGACGGCAGCCTGCGCCCCGAGCAACTGGACCTGGCCGCATTCGTGCGCCTGGCCGACCAGCTTGCCATCCAGCCAGCCCCGACATCGGAGTAA
- the apaG gene encoding Co2+/Mg2+ efflux protein ApaG — protein sequence MSDPRYQIDVSVVTRFLADQSQPELNRFAFAYTITVKNNGLVPAKLLSRHWVITDGDGQVEEVRGAGVVGQQPLIDIGASHTYSSGTVMTSKVGTMQGSYQMKATDGHLFDATIKPFRLAVPGALH from the coding sequence ATGTCCGATCCTCGCTACCAGATCGACGTCAGCGTCGTCACCCGCTTCCTGGCGGACCAATCGCAACCTGAACTGAACCGCTTCGCCTTTGCCTACACCATCACGGTGAAAAACAACGGGCTGGTGCCGGCCAAGCTGCTGTCCCGCCACTGGGTAATCACCGACGGTGACGGCCAGGTCGAGGAAGTACGCGGCGCAGGCGTGGTAGGCCAACAACCGTTGATCGACATCGGCGCGAGCCACACCTACAGCAGCGGCACGGTGATGACCTCCAAGGTCGGCACCATGCAGGGCTCGTATCAGATGAAAGCCACCGATGGGCATTTGTTCGACGCAACGATCAAGCCCTTCCGCCTCGCGGTGCCCGGAGCCCTGCACTGA
- a CDS encoding symmetrical bis(5'-nucleosyl)-tetraphosphatase yields the protein MATYAVGDLQGCLAPLKCLLEQVAFDPANDRLWLVGDLVNRGPESLQTLRYLYGLRDSLVCVLGNHDLHLLAAGNNIERLKKGDTLREILEAPDRAELLDWLRRQKIMHYDEARNMALVHAGIPPQWTLKKALKCAAEVESALADDNLYTVYLDGMYGNEPVKWDNDLTGVTRLRVITNYFTRMRFCTAEGKLDLKSKEGTDTALPGYKPWFAHKERKARDTKIIFGHWAALEGKCDEPGVFALDTGCVWGGAMTLMNIDTGERLSCRCEPPLSLTLPAAKP from the coding sequence ATGGCGACGTATGCGGTCGGTGACCTACAGGGTTGCCTGGCGCCTCTCAAGTGCCTGCTTGAGCAGGTCGCCTTCGACCCGGCGAATGATCGCCTGTGGCTGGTCGGTGACCTGGTCAATCGCGGCCCCGAATCCCTGCAGACCCTGCGCTATCTATATGGCTTGCGTGACTCGCTGGTATGCGTCCTTGGCAATCACGACCTGCATTTGCTGGCGGCCGGCAATAACATCGAGCGCCTGAAAAAGGGCGATACCCTGCGCGAAATCCTTGAAGCACCGGATCGCGCCGAGTTACTCGACTGGCTGCGCCGGCAAAAAATCATGCATTACGACGAAGCCCGCAATATGGCCCTGGTCCATGCTGGCATCCCGCCCCAGTGGACGCTTAAGAAGGCCCTCAAGTGCGCCGCCGAAGTTGAAAGCGCACTGGCCGATGACAACCTGTACACCGTCTACCTCGACGGCATGTATGGCAACGAGCCGGTGAAGTGGGACAACGACCTCACCGGTGTCACGCGCCTGCGGGTAATTACCAATTATTTCACGCGCATGCGCTTCTGCACCGCCGAGGGCAAGCTGGACCTCAAGAGCAAGGAAGGCACCGACACCGCACTGCCCGGCTATAAACCGTGGTTTGCGCACAAGGAACGCAAGGCCCGTGACACCAAGATCATCTTCGGCCACTGGGCGGCCCTGGAAGGCAAATGCGACGAGCCCGGCGTGTTCGCCCTCGACACCGGCTGCGTGTGGGGTGGCGCCATGACCCTGATGAACATCGACACCGGCGAGCGCCTGAGCTGCCGGTGCGAACCTCCTCTTTCTTTGACACTGCCGGCCGCCAAGCCCTAG
- the glpE gene encoding thiosulfate sulfurtransferase GlpE, which translates to MSEFKRIPPEQAQALRQQGAVVVDIRDQPTYAAAHITGAQHLDNVNIADFIRAADLDAPVIVACYHGNSSQSAAAYLISQGFSDVYSLDGGFELWRTTYPAEISSDNSQ; encoded by the coding sequence ATGAGCGAATTCAAACGTATCCCCCCTGAACAAGCCCAGGCACTGCGCCAGCAAGGCGCCGTGGTGGTCGACATCCGTGACCAGCCGACGTATGCAGCGGCTCACATCACCGGTGCCCAGCATCTGGATAACGTCAACATCGCCGATTTCATCCGCGCCGCCGACCTCGATGCGCCCGTGATTGTGGCCTGCTACCACGGCAACTCCAGCCAGAGCGCCGCGGCCTACCTGATCAGCCAGGGCTTCTCCGATGTCTATAGCCTGGACGGCGGCTTTGAGCTGTGGCGTACGACCTATCCGGCGGAAATTTCTTCCGACAATTCGCAATAA
- a CDS encoding PrkA family serine protein kinase — translation MSIFSHFQQRFASTQQEELTLQEYLELCKQDRSTYASAAERLLLAIGEPELVDTSNNSRLSRIFSNKVIRRYPAFEDFHGMEECIDQIVSYFRHAAQGLEEKKQILYLLGPVGGGKSSLAEKLKQLIEKVPFYAIKGSPVFESPLGLFNATEDGAILEEDFGIPRRYLNTIMSPWATKRLAEFGGDISQFRVVKLYPSILNQIGVAKTEPGDENNQDISALVGKVDIRKLEEFPQNDADAYSYSGALCRANQGLMEFVEMFKAPIKVLHPLLTATQEGNYNSTEGLGAIPFTGILLAHSNESEWHTFRNNKNNEAFIDRIYIVKVPYCLRVSDEIKIYDKLLFNSSLAKAHCAPDTLKMLAQFTVLSRLKEPENSNIYSKMRVYDGENLKDTDPKAKSIQEYRDTAGVDEGMNGLSTRFAFKILSKVFNFDPHEIAANPVHLLYVLEQQIEQEQFQAETRERYLRFLKEYLAPRYIEFIGKEIQTAYLESYSEYGQNIFDRYVLYADFWIQDQEYRDPETGEILNRVALNEELEKIEKPAGISNPKDFRNEIVNFVLRARANNNGKNPTWLSYEKLRVVIEKKMFSNTEDLLPVISFNAKASKEDQQKHNDFVTRMVERGYTDKQVRLLSEWYLRVRKSQ, via the coding sequence ATGAGTATCTTTAGCCACTTCCAACAACGCTTCGCGTCCACACAGCAGGAGGAACTCACGCTTCAAGAGTACCTTGAGCTGTGCAAGCAGGACCGCAGCACCTATGCGTCTGCCGCCGAACGCCTGCTATTGGCGATTGGCGAGCCGGAGCTGGTAGACACCTCGAACAATTCGCGCCTGTCGCGGATATTTTCCAACAAAGTGATCCGTCGCTATCCGGCCTTTGAAGACTTCCATGGCATGGAAGAGTGCATTGACCAGATCGTCTCCTACTTCCGTCATGCCGCCCAAGGCCTGGAAGAGAAGAAACAGATCCTCTACCTGCTCGGCCCCGTCGGCGGCGGCAAGTCGTCCCTGGCCGAAAAACTCAAGCAACTGATCGAGAAGGTGCCCTTCTACGCAATCAAGGGCTCGCCGGTGTTCGAGTCGCCCCTGGGCCTGTTCAACGCCACGGAAGATGGCGCAATCCTCGAAGAAGACTTCGGCATTCCGCGGCGCTACCTCAACACCATCATGTCGCCCTGGGCCACCAAGCGCCTGGCCGAGTTCGGCGGTGACATCAGCCAGTTCCGCGTGGTGAAACTCTACCCCTCCATCCTCAACCAGATCGGCGTGGCCAAGACCGAACCGGGCGACGAGAACAACCAGGACATCTCGGCGCTGGTGGGCAAGGTCGATATCCGCAAACTCGAAGAATTCCCGCAGAACGACGCCGATGCCTACAGCTACTCGGGTGCGCTGTGCCGGGCCAACCAGGGCCTGATGGAATTCGTCGAGATGTTCAAGGCCCCGATCAAGGTGCTGCACCCACTGCTCACCGCAACCCAGGAAGGCAACTACAACAGCACCGAAGGCCTGGGCGCGATTCCGTTCACCGGGATCCTGCTGGCTCACTCCAACGAATCGGAATGGCACACCTTCCGCAACAACAAGAACAACGAAGCCTTCATCGACCGCATCTACATCGTCAAGGTGCCGTACTGCCTGCGGGTCAGCGATGAAATCAAGATCTACGACAAGCTGCTGTTCAACAGTTCCCTGGCCAAGGCCCACTGCGCGCCCGATACCTTGAAGATGCTCGCCCAGTTCACCGTACTGTCGCGCCTCAAGGAACCGGAGAACTCGAATATCTACTCGAAGATGCGCGTCTACGATGGCGAAAACCTCAAGGACACGGACCCCAAGGCCAAGTCGATCCAGGAATACCGCGACACCGCCGGCGTGGATGAGGGCATGAACGGCCTGTCGACGCGCTTTGCGTTCAAGATCCTGTCCAAGGTTTTCAACTTCGACCCTCACGAGATCGCCGCCAACCCCGTGCACCTGCTCTATGTGCTGGAACAGCAGATTGAACAGGAGCAATTCCAGGCGGAAACCCGCGAACGCTACCTGCGCTTCCTCAAGGAATACCTGGCGCCGCGCTACATCGAGTTCATCGGCAAGGAAATCCAGACCGCATACCTGGAATCCTACAGCGAGTACGGCCAGAACATCTTCGACCGCTATGTGCTGTACGCCGACTTCTGGATCCAGGACCAGGAATACCGCGACCCGGAAACCGGCGAGATCCTCAACCGCGTGGCCCTCAACGAGGAACTCGAGAAAATCGAGAAACCGGCCGGCATCAGCAATCCGAAGGATTTCCGCAACGAAATCGTCAACTTCGTGCTGCGCGCCCGGGCCAACAACAACGGCAAGAACCCGACCTGGCTCAGCTACGAGAAGCTGCGGGTGGTCATCGAGAAGAAAATGTTCTCCAACACCGAAGATCTGCTGCCCGTTATCAGCTTCAACGCCAAGGCCAGCAAGGAGGATCAGCAAAAACACAACGACTTCGTCACTCGAATGGTCGAGCGCGGCTACACCGACAAACAGGTACGGCTGCTCTCCGAGTGGTACCTACGGGTCCGGAAATCGCAGTAA
- a CDS encoding YeaH/YhbH family protein — protein MSYVIDRRLNGKNKSTVNRQRFLRRYRGHIKKAVEEAVSRRSITDMEHGEQISIPGRDIDEPVLHHGRGGKQTVVHPGNKEFTTGEHIQRPQGGGGGKGPGKAGNSGEGMDEFVFQITQEEFLEFMFEDLELPNLVKRHLTGTDTFKTVRAGISNEGNPSRINIIRTLRSAHARRIALSGSSRAKLKEAKEELARLKREEPDNFGDIQQIEAEIEKLSARIHRVPFLDTFDLKYNLLVKQPNPSSKAVMFCLMDVSGSMTQATKDIAKRFFILLYLFLKRNYDKIDVVFIRHHTSAREVDEEEFFYSRETGGTIVSSALKLMQEIMAERYPANEWNIYAAQASDGDNWNDDSPICRDILINQIMPFVQYYTYVEITPREHQALWFEYERIGEAFADTFAQQQLVSAGDIYPVFRELFQRRLVT, from the coding sequence ATGAGCTATGTGATCGACCGACGCCTCAATGGCAAGAACAAAAGCACGGTAAACCGCCAGCGTTTCCTGCGGCGTTACCGTGGCCACATCAAAAAGGCCGTCGAAGAGGCCGTCAGCCGCCGCTCCATCACCGACATGGAGCATGGCGAACAAATCAGCATTCCCGGACGGGACATCGACGAACCGGTGCTGCACCACGGTCGCGGCGGCAAGCAGACCGTCGTGCATCCGGGTAACAAGGAGTTCACCACCGGTGAGCACATCCAGCGCCCCCAAGGTGGTGGCGGCGGCAAGGGTCCGGGCAAGGCGGGCAATTCCGGCGAAGGCATGGACGAGTTCGTGTTCCAGATCACCCAGGAGGAATTTCTTGAGTTCATGTTCGAGGACCTGGAGCTGCCCAACCTGGTCAAGCGCCACCTGACCGGCACCGACACGTTCAAGACCGTGCGCGCCGGGATCAGCAACGAGGGCAATCCGTCCCGTATCAATATCATCCGCACCTTGCGTTCAGCCCATGCCCGACGTATTGCGTTGTCGGGCAGCAGCCGCGCCAAATTGAAGGAAGCCAAAGAAGAATTGGCGCGCTTGAAGCGCGAGGAACCGGACAACTTCGGTGATATCCAGCAAATCGAAGCTGAGATCGAAAAACTCAGCGCGCGCATCCATCGCGTGCCGTTCCTCGATACCTTCGACTTGAAGTACAACCTGCTGGTCAAGCAACCCAACCCCAGCTCGAAGGCAGTAATGTTCTGCCTGATGGACGTCTCCGGCTCCATGACCCAGGCCACCAAGGATATCGCCAAGCGCTTCTTTATCCTGCTGTACCTGTTCCTGAAGCGGAACTACGACAAGATCGACGTGGTATTCATCCGCCATCACACCAGCGCCCGGGAAGTGGACGAAGAAGAGTTCTTCTACTCGCGGGAGACGGGGGGCACCATCGTTTCCAGCGCCCTGAAGCTGATGCAGGAAATCATGGCCGAGCGCTACCCCGCCAACGAATGGAACATCTACGCCGCCCAGGCTTCGGACGGTGACAATTGGAACGACGACTCGCCTATTTGCCGCGACATCCTGATCAACCAGATCATGCCGTTCGTGCAGTACTACACGTACGTTGAAATCACCCCCCGTGAGCACCAGGCCCTGTGGTTCGAATACGAGCGCATCGGCGAAGCCTTTGCCGATACGTTCGCCCAACAGCAACTGGTCTCGGCCGGCGATATCTACCCGGTCTTCCGTGAACTCTTCCAGCGCAGGTTAGTGACATGA
- a CDS encoding SpoVR family protein, translating to MTAKKEHKRQPISTGSEWTFELIQAYDREISRIAAGYALDTYPNQIEVITAEQMMDAYASVGMPLGYHHWSYGKHFLSTEKSYTRGQMGLAYEIVINSDPCIAYLMEENTICMQALVVAHACYGHNSFFKGNYLFRTWTDASSIIDYLVFAKQYIMQCEERHGIDAVEDLLDSCHALMNYGVDRYKRPYPISAEEERLRQKEREEHLQKQINDLWRTIPKRADKNNDKDNARFPSEPQENILYFLEKHAPLLEPWQREIVRIVRKIAQYFYPQRQTQVMNEGWATFWHYTLMNDLYDEGLVTDGFMMEFLTAHTSVVFQPGFDSPYYNGINPYALGFAMYRDIRRMCERPTEEDRRWFPEIAGSDWLSTLKFAMSSFKDESFILQYLSPQVIRDLKLFSILDDDLKDDLVVPAIHDEPGYRTIRETLAAQYNLGNREPNVQIYSIDVRGDRSLTLRHQQHDRKPLGESTEEVLKHLHRLWGFDIHLETLQGDQVMKTHHVPPRNDHNDDYGRLDLAVVHL from the coding sequence ATGACCGCCAAAAAAGAGCATAAGCGCCAACCGATTTCCACAGGATCCGAGTGGACCTTTGAACTGATCCAGGCCTATGACCGGGAAATAAGCCGCATCGCGGCAGGTTATGCCCTGGACACCTATCCCAACCAGATCGAAGTGATCACCGCCGAGCAGATGATGGATGCGTACGCCTCCGTCGGCATGCCACTGGGGTATCACCATTGGTCCTATGGCAAACACTTCCTCAGCACGGAGAAGTCCTACACCCGTGGCCAGATGGGCCTGGCGTACGAGATCGTGATCAACTCCGACCCTTGCATCGCCTACCTGATGGAAGAAAACACCATCTGCATGCAGGCGCTGGTGGTGGCTCATGCCTGCTACGGGCACAACAGCTTCTTCAAGGGCAACTACCTGTTCCGCACCTGGACCGATGCCAGTTCGATCATCGACTACCTGGTGTTCGCCAAGCAGTACATCATGCAATGCGAGGAACGCCACGGCATCGATGCGGTGGAGGACCTGCTCGACTCCTGCCATGCGCTGATGAACTACGGCGTGGACCGCTACAAACGCCCGTACCCGATTTCGGCCGAAGAAGAACGCCTGCGCCAGAAGGAGCGCGAGGAGCACCTGCAGAAGCAGATCAACGACCTGTGGCGCACCATTCCCAAGCGCGCCGACAAAAACAACGACAAGGACAATGCGCGCTTCCCCAGCGAACCGCAGGAAAACATCCTCTATTTCCTGGAAAAACATGCCCCGCTGCTGGAGCCCTGGCAACGGGAGATCGTGCGTATCGTGCGCAAGATCGCCCAGTACTTTTATCCACAGCGCCAGACCCAGGTGATGAACGAGGGCTGGGCGACGTTCTGGCACTACACGTTGATGAACGACCTGTACGACGAAGGCCTGGTCACCGATGGTTTCATGATGGAGTTCCTCACCGCTCACACCAGCGTGGTATTCCAGCCCGGCTTCGACAGCCCTTACTACAACGGCATCAACCCTTATGCGCTGGGCTTCGCCATGTACCGCGATATCCGGCGCATGTGCGAACGCCCCACCGAGGAAGACCGCCGCTGGTTTCCGGAAATCGCCGGCAGCGATTGGCTGTCCACCCTCAAGTTCGCCATGAGCAGCTTCAAGGATGAGAGCTTTATCCTGCAGTACCTGTCGCCTCAGGTGATTCGGGATCTCAAGCTGTTCAGCATCCTCGACGACGACCTCAAGGACGACCTGGTGGTGCCGGCCATCCACGATGAGCCCGGCTACCGCACCATTCGTGAGACGCTGGCGGCGCAGTACAACCTGGGCAACCGCGAGCCCAACGTGCAGATCTATAGCATTGATGTGCGTGGCGATCGATCGTTGACCTTGCGTCACCAGCAGCACGACCGCAAACCGTTGGGCGAATCCACCGAGGAAGTGCTCAAGCACCTGCATCGGCTGTGGGGCTTCGACATTCACCTGGAGACCCTGCAGGGCGACCAAGTGATGAAAACCCACCATGTGCCACCGCGCAACGATCATAACGATGACTACGGTCGCCTGGACCTCGCCGTCGTCCATCTCTGA
- a CDS encoding multifunctional CCA addition/repair protein: MKIYKVGGAVRDRLLGIPVTDIDRVVVGATAEEMLAKGYKPVGADFPVFLDPKNGDEYALARTERKSGRGYGGFVFHASPEVTLEEDLIRRDLTINAMAEDDDGNLTDPYHGRHDLDARILRHVSPAFAEDPLRVLRVARFAARYAHLGFTVAPETLELMRELSASGELEALTPERSWKEISRALLEDRPQVFIQVLRDCTALKILMPEVDALFGVPQPEAHHPEIDTGVHTLSVLEQAARHKQPLTVRWACLLHDLGKGVTPVDKWPQHIAHEHLGLKLIKAVNERFKVPKDCQELALLVGQYHTHGHRALELKASTLLELLQSFDVYRRPQRFEEFVVACEMDARGRKGLELRSYPQADYLRGAAQAAREVAVAPLLEKGFKGPELGEALKRERHKALKAYKERHSL; encoded by the coding sequence ATGAAAATTTATAAAGTCGGCGGTGCGGTACGGGACCGCCTCCTGGGCATCCCGGTCACCGATATTGACCGCGTTGTCGTTGGCGCAACTGCCGAAGAGATGCTGGCCAAAGGTTACAAGCCGGTCGGCGCTGACTTCCCGGTGTTCCTGGACCCCAAAAACGGCGATGAATACGCGCTTGCCCGCACGGAACGCAAGAGCGGCCGGGGTTATGGGGGCTTTGTGTTTCACGCCAGCCCCGAGGTCACGCTGGAAGAAGACCTGATCCGTCGCGACCTCACCATCAACGCCATGGCGGAAGACGATGATGGCAACCTGACCGACCCTTATCACGGCAGGCACGATCTTGACGCACGCATTTTGCGCCATGTTTCTCCGGCATTCGCCGAAGATCCGCTACGTGTGCTGCGCGTTGCACGCTTTGCCGCGCGGTACGCACACCTGGGTTTTACCGTGGCGCCAGAAACACTCGAACTGATGCGTGAGCTCAGTGCGTCCGGCGAACTGGAAGCCCTGACGCCGGAGCGCAGCTGGAAAGAAATCTCCCGAGCGCTGCTGGAAGACCGGCCCCAAGTCTTTATCCAGGTGCTGCGCGACTGCACTGCACTGAAAATCTTGATGCCCGAGGTCGATGCGCTGTTCGGCGTGCCGCAGCCCGAAGCGCATCACCCTGAAATCGACACCGGCGTACACACCTTAAGCGTGCTGGAACAAGCCGCCCGGCACAAACAGCCACTGACTGTGCGCTGGGCCTGCCTGCTGCACGACTTGGGTAAGGGTGTGACGCCTGTGGATAAGTGGCCGCAGCACATCGCCCATGAACACCTGGGTTTAAAGCTGATCAAGGCCGTCAACGAGCGCTTCAAAGTACCCAAGGACTGCCAGGAATTGGCGCTGCTGGTGGGCCAATATCACACCCATGGCCACCGGGCCCTGGAGCTGAAAGCCTCGACGTTGCTGGAGTTGCTGCAGAGTTTCGACGTTTACCGGCGACCGCAGCGCTTTGAAGAGTTTGTGGTTGCCTGCGAGATGGATGCCCGAGGCCGCAAGGGCCTGGAACTGAGAAGTTATCCACAGGCGGATTACCTGCGCGGCGCGGCACAGGCCGCACGCGAAGTCGCCGTAGCGCCGCTGCTGGAGAAAGGCTTCAAAGGCCCGGAACTGGGGGAGGCACTCAAGCGCGAACGGCACAAGGCATTGAAGGCCTACAAGGAACGGCATTCCCTATAG
- the folK gene encoding 2-amino-4-hydroxy-6-hydroxymethyldihydropteridine diphosphokinase, producing MPLTQVYLGLGSNIERESHLRAGLDALASFLTDVRCSPVFESQPVGIKSGPFFNLVVSAYTDLPLMELDRRLKFIEADNGRYAPDRKGLPLDIDVLLYGDLVGNFDGLILPRAEILKNAFVLWPLSLMAPERVHPEVGKTLAELWRDAQIDQVLAPVGFEWQGRQLTPDAFL from the coding sequence ATGCCGCTAACTCAGGTTTACCTTGGCCTAGGCAGCAACATTGAGCGCGAGTCGCATCTGCGTGCCGGCCTTGATGCGCTGGCAAGTTTCTTGACCGATGTGCGTTGCTCGCCCGTGTTCGAAAGCCAGCCGGTGGGCATCAAGAGCGGTCCGTTCTTCAACCTGGTGGTGTCGGCTTATACCGACCTGCCATTGATGGAACTGGATCGCCGGTTGAAATTCATCGAGGCCGATAACGGCCGCTATGCGCCAGACCGCAAGGGCCTGCCGCTGGATATCGATGTGTTGCTGTATGGCGACCTGGTGGGCAACTTCGATGGTTTGATCCTGCCGCGTGCAGAAATCCTCAAGAACGCCTTTGTACTGTGGCCACTGTCGTTGATGGCGCCGGAGCGTGTGCACCCTGAAGTGGGCAAGACCCTGGCTGAGCTGTGGCGCGATGCGCAGATTGACCAGGTGCTGGCGCCTGTCGGTTTCGAGTGGCAGGGCCGGCAACTGACGCCGGATGCGTTCCTATAG
- the folB gene encoding dihydroneopterin aldolase: MDRVFIEGLEVDTVIGAYDWERGIRQCLRLDLSFAWDNRPAAAGDDLTLALDYASVSARIQAFAEQAQYQLVETFAERLAEVLMSEFQIPWLHLKLTKPGAVPAAKGVGVEIERGCR, from the coding sequence TTGGACAGAGTGTTTATCGAAGGCCTGGAAGTCGACACCGTGATCGGGGCCTACGACTGGGAGCGCGGAATCCGCCAATGCCTGCGCCTGGACCTGAGCTTCGCCTGGGACAACCGCCCGGCCGCCGCGGGTGACGACCTGACCTTGGCGCTGGATTACGCCAGCGTATCCGCTCGTATCCAGGCCTTTGCCGAACAAGCCCAGTACCAGTTGGTCGAGACGTTCGCCGAGCGCCTGGCCGAAGTGCTGATGAGTGAATTCCAGATTCCCTGGCTGCACCTCAAGTTGACCAAGCCAGGTGCCGTGCCGGCTGCCAAGGGTGTGGGTGTGGAGATCGAGCGCGGATGCCGCTAA